A genome region from Panicum virgatum strain AP13 chromosome 4K, P.virgatum_v5, whole genome shotgun sequence includes the following:
- the LOC120703104 gene encoding shikimate kinase 2, chloroplastic-like produces the protein MFQLNGRCIYLVGMMGSGKSTVGKILAEVLGYSFFDSDKLVEQAVGMPSVAQIFKVHSEAFFRENESNVLRDLSSMQRLVVATGGGAVIRPINWNYMKKGLSVWLDVPVDALAKRIAQVGTASRPLLDQPSDDPYTAAFTKLSMLAEQRGEAYANADARVSLEEIAAKQGHGDVSKLTPTDIAIEALLQVGNFVNEHPTIHSQVGDLQVDSHSRRVQTL, from the exons ATGTTCCAATTGAATGGGCGGTGCATTTACCTAGTGG GAATGATGGGCTCTGGAAAGAGCACGGTGGGAAAGATATTGGCTGAAGTTCTGGGCTATTCATTCTTTGACAGTGATAAGTTGGTAGAACAAGCAGTTGGCATGCCTTCCGTTGCTCAAATATTTAAGGTTCATAGTGAAGCGTTTTTCAGAGAGAATGAG AGTAATGTCTTGAGGGATTTGTCCTCAATGCAGCGAttagttgttgcaactggaggtGGTGCTGTTATTAGGCCAATCAACTG gaaTTACATGAAGAAAGGTCTATCTGTTTGGTTGGATGTACCTGTGGACGCACTTGCAAAACGTATTGCTCAAGTGGGGACTGCTTCTCGTCCTCTCCTAGACCAACCATCTGACGATCCATACACAGCG GCTTTCACGAAACTGAGCATGCTTGCGGAGCAAAGAGGTGAGGCTTATGCGAACGCCGATGCAAGAGTGTCTCTTGAAG AGATCGCAGCTAAGCAGGGCCACGGTGATGTTTCTAAGCTGACACCGACTGATATCGCCATCGAG GCGCTACTCCAGGTTGGAAACTTTGTCAATGAACATCCCACAATCCATAGCCAAGTGGGCGACTTGCAAGTTGATTCACATAGCCGTAGGGTCCAAACCTTGTAG
- the LOC120703100 gene encoding shikimate kinase 2, chloroplastic-like has product MEVGASMAMQSSAPGVGAGAAGGRRSAFLGREKQARAGSLRVGAGTAGAAAVAVRARGTNPVAPLRCVRASRGQIHNLETQIDFRYSSSHASSESLHNSVDEALLLKRKSKEVMFQLNGRCIYLVGMMGSGKSTVGKILAEVLGYSFFDSDKLVEQAVGMPSVAQIFKVHSEAFFRENESNVLRDLSSMRRLVVATGGGAVIRPINWNYMKKGLSVWLDVPLDALAKRIAQVGTASRPLLDQPSDDPYTAAFTKLSMLAEQRGEAYANANARVSLEEIAAKQGHGDVSKLTPTDIAIEALLQVGNFVNEHNTWPSGRLAS; this is encoded by the exons ATGGAGGTGGGCGCTAGCATGGCGATGCAGTCAAGCGCGCCTGGCGTCGGTGCcggggccgccggcgggcgccgAAGCGCGTTCCTCGGCCGCGAGAAGCAGGCCCGGGCGGGGAGCCTGCGGGTTGGTGCTGGAACTGCCGGAGCGGCGGCCGTCGCTGTGCGGGCTCGCGGGACCAACCCCGTCGCGCCGCTGCGCTGCGTCAGGGCATCTCGAG GTCAAATCCACAACCTGGAGACTCAAATCGACTTTCGTTATTCCTCATCTCATGCAAGCAGTGAGAGCTTGCATAACTCAGTTGACGAGGCCCTCTTGTTAAAG AGGAAATCCAAAGAAGTTATGTTCCAATTGAATGGGCGGTGCATTTACCTAGTGG GAATGATGGGCTCTGGAAAGAGCACGGTGGGAAAGATATTGGCTGAAGTTCTGGGCTATTCATTCTTTGACAGTGATAAGTTGGTAGAACAAGCAGTTGGCATGCCTTCCGTTGCTCAAATATTTAAGGTTCATAGTGAAGCGTTTTTCAGAGAGAATGAG AGTAATGTCTTGAGGGATTTGTCCTCAATGCGGCGAttagttgttgcaactggaggtGGTGCTGTTATTAGGCCAATCAACTG gAATTACATGAAGAAAGGTCTATCTGTTTGGTTGGATGTACCTTTGGACGCACTTGCAAAACGTATTGCTCAAGTGGGGACTGCTTCTCGTCCTCTCCTAGACCAGCCATCTGACGATCCATACACAGCG GCTTTCACGAAACTGAGCATGCTTGCGGAGCAAAGAGGTGAGGCTTATGCGAACGCCAATGCAAGAGTGTCTCTTGAAG AGATCGCAGCTAAGCAGGGCCACGGTGATGTTTCTAAACTGACACCGACTGATATCGCCATCGAG GCGCTACTCCAGGTTGGAAACTTCGTCAATGAACACAATACATGGCCAAGTGGGCGACTTGCAAGTTGA
- the LOC120703101 gene encoding indole-3-glycerol phosphate lyase, chloroplastic-like: MAFAVKAASTSQWTLSPAVHQPSSLTTRAAASVAKMPAGRRNAAAAVIRAVAALAPPPAPAPPRPAGKRCLPLSQTMSRLKARGKTAFIPYITAGDPDLATTAEALRFLDACGADVIELGLPFSDPDADGPVIQASAARALASGTTMDGMLAMLKEVKPELSCPVVLFSYFNPIVRWGLADFTAAAKEAGVDGLIVPNLPYAATYDLRSEAMKNNLELVLLTTPSTPEERMKEITRASEGFIYLVSVDGVTGPRANVSTRVESLIQEVKQVTDKPVAVGFGISRPEHVKQIAEWGADGVIIGSAMVKQLGEAASPKEGLKRLEDYTMSMKNALP; encoded by the exons ATGGCTTTCGCGGTCAAGGCTGCATCGACCTCCCAGTGGACTTTGTCCCCGGCGGTTCATCAGCCGTCATCGCTCacgacgcgggcggcggcgtcggtcgCGAAGATGCCGGCGGGGCGGAGgaatgctgcggcggcggtcaTCAGGGCGGTTGCCGCCTTGGCTCCGCCGCCTGCCCCGGCGCCTCCCAGGCCAGCGGGCAAGCGGTGCCTACCGTTGTCGCAGACCATGTCCAGGCTCAAGGCGCGGGGCAAG ACAGCGTTCATCCCGTACATCACCGCCGGTGACCCCGACCTAGcgacgacggcggaggcgcTGCGGTTCTTGGACGCCTGCGGTGCTGACGTCATCGAGCTCGGCCTGCCCTTCTCCGACCCCGACGCCGACGGGCCCGTCATCCAG GCCTCAGCAGCGCGGGCGCTGGCGAGCGGCACTACGATGGATGGCATGCTGGCGATGCTCAAGGAGGTGAAGCCGGAGCTGTCGTGCCCGGTGGTGCTCTTCTCCTATTTCAACCCCATCGTCCGGTGGGGGCTGGCTgacttcaccgccgccgccaaagaAGCCGGTGTAGACGGTCTGATAGTCCCCAACCTCCCTTATGCTGCCACCTATGACCTCAGGAGTGAAGCCATGAAGAACAACCTCGAGCTG GTGCTGCTCACAACACCATCTACACCGGAAGAGCGGATGAAGGAAATCACAAGAGCTTCTGAAGGTTTTATTTATCTT GTGAGTGTCGATGGCGTTACAGGTCCCCGCGCAAACGTGAGCACACGTGTCGAATCTCTCATTCAAGAGGTTAAACAG GTCACTGACAAACCCGTGGCTGTTGGATTTGGCATATCAAGACCTGAGCATGTAAAGCAG ATTGCGGAGTGGGGAGCTGATGGAGTTATCATCGGCAGTGCAATGGTGAAACAGTTAGGCGAAGCAGCATCTCCCAAAGAAGGTCTAAAACGGCTAGAGGATTACACCATGAGCATGAAGAATGCATTACCATGA
- the LOC120701879 gene encoding uncharacterized protein LOC120701879, with amino-acid sequence MMSRRAQNWLESLPAGSIKQDLCTAFVQYYQAACPGPKTRWDLGSVTQHPSESLRDYIKRYFANRNTITEVDDRDMIYHFHQGLHCIELWRKMFESNPKTVSDMMAVVNKHADMEDAERAHRRHKGRGAPLDRPRQRDDDSARPGGDRPSRHGKNRDRAQSSKARERKRGPDNTVAVADRPQQRTSLEQEELDWLLEAKCPWHKDANHTVRKCHALSNSVTPEEPKRPRLDDRDRQGGSRSSRCRGRRNRSPRRDEDIEQGNISLGTFQEEERVVNIIFGGSSAPPCRRSIKLHNRDIYSVFRHPVEPLRWSEIPITFDRRDHWVHLPRPGAYPLVVNPVIRQTCLAIVLIDGGGALNIIFAKTIEDMGFDITKLVPSNQAFYGIIPGAGSTPVGKVTLPVTFEVALFETSYQAILGRPDAGVLSIRGDIQTSHACETENINNAEAIERSNNQALVAQAAKALTMDQLQKPSNDSGSQLHPDSQTKAIILSDNHPDKTVLIRADLDSA; translated from the exons ATGATGAGCCGCCGGGCACAGAACTGGCTCGAATCCCTTCCTGCCGGCTCGATCAAGCAGGACCTCTGCACCGCCTTCGTCCAATACTACCAGGCAGCCTGCCCGGGCCCCAAAACAAGATGGGATCTGGGCAGTGTCACGCAGCATCCCTCCGAGTCCTTGCGTGACTATATCAAAAGGTACTTTGCTAATCGTAACACGATTACGGAAGTTGATGACAGGGATATGATCTACCActtccaccaaggcctccattgcatcgaactatggaggaagatgtttGAAAGCAATCCCAAGACCGTCTCCGACATGATGGCCGTCGTCAACAAGCACGCTGACATGGAGGACGCCGAGCGCGCACACCGTCGTCACAAGGGCCGCGGCGCCCCCCTCGATCGTCCTCGCCAAAGGGACGACGACTCGGCTCGTCCAGGTGGTGATCGTCCTTCACGACACGGCAAGAACCGCGACCGCGCCCAGTCATCCAAGGCTCGCGAGCGCAAACGCGGCCCCGACAACACCGTTGCCGTCGCCGATCGGCCCCAGCAGCGTACTTCCCTCGAACAGGAGGAACTCGACTGGCTCCTCGAAGCCAAGTGCCCCTGGCACAAAGACGCCAACCACACGGTGCGCAAGTGCCACGCCCTTTCCAATAGTGTCACCCCAGAGGAGCCCAAGCGTCCAAGACTGGATGACCGCGATAGGCAGGGTGGCTCCAGAAGCTCCCGTTGCCGCGGCCGTAGAAACCGCTCGCCCAGGCGAGATGAGGACATTGAGCAAGGCAACATATCACTCGGCACCTTTCAGGAGGAAGAACGGGTGGTCAACATTATCTTTGGAGGCTCCAGTGCGCCGCCCTGCCGGCGCAGCATCAAGCTGCACAACCGCGACATCTACTCGGTGTTCAGGCACCCGGTCGAGCCCCTTCGTTGGTCGGAGATTCCGATCACCTTTGACCGACGCGACCACTGGGTACACCTACCTAGGCCGGGTGCTTACCCCCTTGTGGTGAACCCGGTGATCCGCCAGACCTGTCTGGCCATAGTGCTCATAGATGGGGGCGGTGCCCTCAACATCATCTTCGCCAAGACCATAGAGGACATGGGCTTCGACATTACCAAACTGGTCCCCTCAAACcaggccttctacggcatcatcccgGGTGCTGGCTCGACTCCGGTCGGCAAGGTCACCCTCCCGGTCACCTTCGAGGTGGCGCTGTTCGAGACCTCCTACCAAGCCATACTTGGGAGACCAG ATGCCGGCGTCCTCTCCATCCGCGGCGACATCCAGACATCTCACGCCTGCGAGACGGAGAACATCAACAATGCAGAAGCCATAGAGAGAAGCAACAACCAGGCCTTGGTCGCCCAGGCAGCAAAGGCCCTCACGATGGATCAGCTCCAGAAACCCTCCAACGACTCAGGGTCCCAGCTGCACCCTGACAGCCAGACAAAGGCGATCATCCTTAGCGACAACCACCCCGACAAGACCGTCTTGATCAGGGCCGACCTCGACTCCGCATAG